From the Mycobacterium sp. 155 genome, the window GACACGCAGGTCAGGGTGTCGCCGGCGTCGCGGATTAGCCCGCCGGGGTTCCCGCGCCCGGTGCGCCGGCGATCGGAACCACCGGTGTCGGCGTCACTGTGGTCACGCCGTTGGAGCCCACGTGCGGGGCACCCGGCGCCCCGCCTGAGCTCTGGGTCTCTTGCAGCTGTTCCAACGCGTGCTCGGTGCAGTCCAGCGTCAGCAGCATCCGGCCCTGAGAGGTGACCTTCTGGGCGTCCACGAGGCACTGGGACTGCGGCAATGCGCTGCCGAACGACCCGCCGAAGTACGCCTTGACACCCTGGCTCTTGAGAATCTGCAGCGCCTTCATGTACGGCTCGCCGACGACGTTGACCGCGGCGCCGGAATTGGGCTGCGAGGCCGCGGTGCCCGCGCCGAACAGGGTGATCGCGCCGGCAGCGGCGAGTCCACCACCGAGCACAAGAAGCTGCTTGTTCACGTCAAGTCTCCGAACGTTCGGGTTGAGCTGCGAACATATCGCAGCTGTGACGATTGTGAAACCGTTGCAGCGTCGTCTGGTGTTACACACGCGACTGCACCAGCGCCGCCATCAGGTCGCAGAGAGTCGCCGCCCGGGCATTGCCGAACACGTCTTCGACGAGTAGGCGACGGCCGTCGGGGCCACCGAGCGGTACGCGCCAGTTGGGGTATTCGTCAGTGGTGCCTGGCTGATTTTGCGTGCGGAATTCGCCTACCGCGTCGGCCAGCGACAACGTCAACAATTTGGACGGGGTCAGCCCCAGATAGCGGTACAGCGCCGTCACGATCTCTTCGGGACCGGCCTCGGCGTCAAGTAGGCCGACCCGGCGCAGCTCGGCGAACCATGCATCCTGCGCGGCCTGGTCCTCGGCCAGCTCGACTTCGATAGGCCGCGTGAGCAGGCCGAGTTCCTGACGTAGCCGCACGTGGTCGCCGGCCAGATATCCGGCGGTCGGCGGCAGGTCATGTGTCGTGACCGAGGACAGGCAGTACTCGCGCCAGCGTTCGGCGGGCAGCGGCGCGCCGCTGTCGTCGCCCTCGAACCAGAGGATGGAGGTGCCGAACAGGCCGCGGTCGCGCAGATAATCGCGCACCCACGGCTCGACGGTGCCGAGGTCCTCGCCGACGATGACAGCCCCGGCGCGGTGCGCCTCCAGCGCGATGATGCCGATCATCGCGTCGTGGTGATAGCGCACGTAGGTGCCTTCCGTGGGGGCCGCGCCCTTGGGAATCCACCACAGCCGGAACATGCCGATGATGTGGTCGATGCGCAGGCCACCCGCGTGCCGTAACGCCATGGAGACCAGCGCGCGGAACGGTTCGTAGGCCTGCTCGGCGAGCCGGTCCGGCCGCCACGGCGGCTGCGACCAGTCCTGACCGAGCTGGTTGAACTCATCGGGCGGTGCGCCCGCCGTGACGCCCAGCGCCATCACGTCCTGAAGGGCCCAGGCGTCGGCACCGTCGGGGTCGACGCCCACCGCCAGATCACCCATGATTCCCAGCGCCATCCCGGCCTGCACCGCGGTGGCCTGGGCGGCGGTCAGCTGGCAGTCGAGCTGCCACTGCAGCCAGCGGTAGAAATCGACGGCTGCGGGATTGGCGGCCGCGAACGCCGCGACCTCGGGGTTGTGCGGATGCTGCAACTCGATGGGCCAGTTGTGCCAGTCGTGCCCGTGTTTTTCGGTCAGCGCGCACCAGATCGCGAAATCGTCGAGCGCGCGTCCCTCCCTGGCCCGGTACGCGGTGTAGGCCAGCTCGCGGCCGGCCGACCGGGGTACGCGGTACACCTGCTTCAGCGCGGCCGATTTGGCCTCCCACGCGCTGTTGCGATCGATCAGCTCGCGGCGCCGGGCCCGCTCGGCGATGTCTACCTGCA encodes:
- the malQ gene encoding 4-alpha-glucanotransferase, which codes for MTGLPQTLVELARRYGVATEYHDWTGRRTTVSESTLVAVLEALGVAAGTEQDRAAAVSDHERSYWQRSLPPIVIGRAGWSTAFWVHVTHGDPVDVTLRLEDGSTRTGLHQLENNRPPFDLGDRLVGEATFELPADLPLGYHRLHLAAGNFHTETPVVISPATLTLPPRLGDRRGWGVSVQLYSVSSQNSWGAGDLTDLTDLAVWSAAAHDADFILVNPLHAAAPTPPMEPSPYLPTSRRFVNPLYLRVEAIPEYADARHRGRIRKLQVDIAERARRRELIDRNSAWEAKSAALKQVYRVPRSAGRELAYTAYRAREGRALDDFAIWCALTEKHGHDWHNWPIELQHPHNPEVAAFAAANPAAVDFYRWLQWQLDCQLTAAQATAVQAGMALGIMGDLAVGVDPDGADAWALQDVMALGVTAGAPPDEFNQLGQDWSQPPWRPDRLAEQAYEPFRALVSMALRHAGGLRIDHIIGMFRLWWIPKGAAPTEGTYVRYHHDAMIGIIALEAHRAGAVIVGEDLGTVEPWVRDYLRDRGLFGTSILWFEGDDSGAPLPAERWREYCLSSVTTHDLPPTAGYLAGDHVRLRQELGLLTRPIEVELAEDQAAQDAWFAELRRVGLLDAEAGPEEIVTALYRYLGLTPSKLLTLSLADAVGEFRTQNQPGTTDEYPNWRVPLGGPDGRRLLVEDVFGNARAATLCDLMAALVQSRV